A portion of the Acidisarcina polymorpha genome contains these proteins:
- a CDS encoding sigma-54-dependent transcriptional regulator produces the protein MNHILIVDDETEIREALEEILREEGYAVTTAATGEEAVTLIADAAYDVVLLDIWLPDRDGLEVLKDIYALEGKPEVIIISGHGTIETAVRATKLGAFDFLEKPLSMDRTLILVKNAIDARRLRHENQEYHRQLNATTPITGESVPVKALRQQIKLMAPTNGRVLIFGESGCGKELIARAIHAGSPRRDRVFIELNCAAIPEDFIESELFGYRHGAVSGEAPEKRGTFERADGGTLFLDEVGDMSLKMQAKVLRALDEGRFTPVGATSPVQVDVRVVAATNKDLEEEIARGNFREDFFYRLNVIPFFVPPLRERKEDIPLLAREFLREFGREYGRPRIEIADEAVAVLKQYHWPGNVRELKNVIERVLILNPQALRIERRHLPMLIYRGSGKKGEEFSTLHQAREAYERDYILKKIDDCHGNVSRAAEALGLERSHLYRKMKSLGISVRE, from the coding sequence ATGAATCACATCCTTATCGTCGATGATGAAACCGAGATCCGGGAAGCCTTAGAAGAAATTCTGCGTGAAGAGGGCTATGCGGTGACGACCGCTGCTACTGGCGAAGAGGCGGTGACCCTGATCGCGGATGCTGCCTACGACGTTGTGCTCCTGGATATCTGGCTGCCGGACCGCGATGGTCTGGAGGTGCTGAAAGACATTTACGCCTTGGAAGGCAAGCCGGAGGTCATCATCATCTCCGGTCATGGGACGATCGAGACGGCGGTGCGCGCGACCAAGCTCGGCGCCTTCGATTTTCTGGAGAAGCCGCTTTCAATGGACCGGACGCTCATCCTGGTGAAGAATGCCATCGACGCCCGGCGGCTGCGTCATGAAAATCAGGAATATCACCGGCAGTTGAACGCTACCACCCCCATTACCGGTGAAAGCGTCCCGGTGAAGGCGCTGCGCCAGCAGATCAAGCTGATGGCGCCGACCAATGGCCGGGTGCTGATCTTTGGCGAGTCGGGCTGCGGAAAAGAGCTCATCGCTCGGGCAATTCATGCGGGCAGTCCGCGCCGGGACCGTGTCTTCATTGAGCTGAATTGCGCGGCGATTCCGGAGGATTTCATTGAAAGCGAATTGTTCGGGTACCGGCATGGTGCGGTCTCCGGGGAGGCTCCAGAAAAACGGGGGACCTTTGAGCGTGCGGATGGAGGCACGCTCTTTCTGGATGAAGTCGGCGACATGAGCTTGAAGATGCAAGCCAAGGTGCTGCGGGCGCTCGACGAAGGCCGCTTCACACCGGTCGGCGCGACCAGCCCGGTGCAGGTCGATGTTCGGGTGGTTGCGGCGACCAACAAGGACCTGGAAGAGGAGATTGCGCGCGGGAATTTTCGCGAGGACTTTTTTTACCGGCTGAATGTCATTCCTTTTTTTGTGCCGCCGCTGCGCGAGCGGAAGGAAGATATACCTCTGCTGGCGCGCGAATTTCTTCGCGAATTTGGGCGCGAATACGGACGGCCGCGGATCGAGATTGCGGACGAGGCAGTTGCCGTGCTGAAGCAGTATCATTGGCCGGGAAATGTTCGCGAGCTCAAGAATGTGATCGAGCGGGTGCTGATTCTGAACCCCCAGGCGCTGCGCATTGAGCGCCGCCATCTGCCGATGCTGATTTATCGCGGCAGTGGGAAAAAAGGTGAGGAGTTCTCGACTTTGCATCAGGCGCGAGAGGCTTACGAACGCGACTACATTCTCAAGAAAATCGACGACTGCCATGGAAATGTAAGCCGCGCCGCCGAGGCGCTTGGGCTGGAGCGGAGCCATCTTTATCGCAAGATGAAGAGTCTGGGGATTAGCGTGCGGGAGTAG
- the miaA gene encoding tRNA (adenosine(37)-N6)-dimethylallyltransferase MiaA, which produces MSDFDISIQRAGSNHPLIVLLGPTASGKTALSLHLAQHFSGEIVSCDSVAVYRDLEIGTAKPSRAERSQIPHHLIDVADPSEAFTAGDYSRLARAALAAITAHGKLPIVTGGTGLYLRALIDGLFEAPPRSEDIRQRLRRAEAARGAGWLHRILARLDPAASRLIHANDTPKLVRAIEVCLTSRQPMTQAWQSGRDGLRGYKIIRIGLNPGRQALYSRINARAAAMFQDGLVEETRYLVEKYGPDVRPLTSLGYKQALAVIHGDMSNEEAIKSAQQGHRNYAKRQLTWFRREPEVHWLNSFGDEAGTQAEAIRLVTAIENDLEVN; this is translated from the coding sequence ATGAGTGATTTTGATATCAGCATACAAAGAGCAGGGTCAAACCACCCGCTCATCGTCCTCCTCGGTCCCACCGCCAGCGGCAAAACCGCGCTCTCCCTCCACCTCGCGCAACACTTCTCAGGAGAGATCGTCAGCTGCGATTCCGTCGCCGTCTACCGTGACTTGGAGATCGGCACCGCCAAACCCTCCCGTGCCGAACGCAGCCAAATTCCCCACCACCTCATCGATGTTGCCGATCCCTCCGAAGCTTTCACCGCCGGCGACTATAGCCGGCTCGCCCGCGCCGCCCTCGCCGCTATCACCGCACATGGCAAGCTCCCCATCGTTACCGGAGGAACCGGGCTCTATCTTCGCGCCCTCATCGACGGACTCTTCGAAGCCCCACCCCGCTCTGAAGACATCCGTCAGCGCCTTCGCCGCGCCGAAGCCGCTCGCGGAGCCGGCTGGTTGCATCGCATCCTCGCCCGCCTCGATCCCGCGGCTTCCCGCCTGATCCATGCCAACGACACGCCGAAGCTGGTCCGCGCCATCGAGGTCTGCCTCACCTCACGTCAACCTATGACCCAGGCTTGGCAAAGCGGCCGGGACGGGCTTCGAGGCTACAAGATCATTCGTATTGGACTTAACCCCGGCCGCCAAGCTCTCTACTCGCGGATCAACGCCAGGGCCGCCGCCATGTTTCAAGATGGGCTAGTCGAAGAGACCCGCTACTTAGTCGAGAAGTACGGACCAGATGTTCGCCCACTAACCTCCCTCGGCTACAAACAAGCGCTCGCCGTGATCCATGGAGATATGTCAAACGAAGAGGCCATCAAGTCCGCCCAGCAAGGCCACCGCAACTACGCCAAACGCCAACTCACCTGGTTCCGCCGCGAACCCGAAGTCCACTGGCTCAACAGCTTCGGTGACGAAGCCGGCACTCAAGCGGAGGCGATCCGCCTCGTCACCGCGATCGAGAACGATCTAGAAGTCAATTGA